The Panicum virgatum strain AP13 chromosome 5K, P.virgatum_v5, whole genome shotgun sequence genome has a window encoding:
- the LOC120707226 gene encoding probable serine/threonine-protein kinase PIX7 has protein sequence MGERQQEGKRRGVEDGKRKGTGKAKAAAVVAEDAAPVTGCWIRFPRLRGCMSSRAKVDSSTTSGGGGENKLATDGCQDQSVPPGSGSTTTSNTGSLSPSSIVGEELKLAFQLRRFTFNELKCATRNFRPESLLGEGGFGCVFKGWIEENGTAPVKPGTGLTVAVKTLNHDGLQGHKEWVAEVDFLGNLQHPHLVKLVGYCIEDDQRLLVYEFMPRGSLENHLFRKSLPLPWAIRMKIALGAAKGLAFLHEEAERPVIYRDFKTSNILLDADYNAKLSDFGLAKDGPEGDKTHVSTRVMGTYGYAAPEYVMTGHLTSKSDVYSFGVVLLEMMTGRRSMDKNRPNGEHNLVEWARPYLGERRRFYKLVDPRLDGNFSIKGAQKTAQLAHACLSRDPKARPLMSQVVEVLKPLQNLKDMASSSYFFQSMQHERRTALASPHGSQSMKAQSTFARNGQQPLRSLSYGPHASPYRQSPRPDGKRQ, from the exons ATGGGGGAGCGGCAGCAGGAGGGGAAGCGGCGCGGGGTGGAGGACGGGAAGCGGAAGGGGACGGGGAAGGctaaggcggcggcggtggtggcggaggacGCGGCGCCGGTGACCGGGTGCTGGATCCGCTTCCCGCGCCTCCGCGGCTGCATGTCGTCGCGCGCCAAGGTCGACTCCTCcaccaccagcggcggcggcggcg AAAACAAACTAGCAACTGACGGCTGCCAAGACCAATCAGTCCCACCAGGTTCTGGTTCCACGACAACCAGTAACACTGGAAGTCTCTCACCTTCTTCCATAGTTGGAGAGGAGCTTAAACTAGCATTCCAACTGCGTAGATTTACTTTTAATGAACTGAAGTGTGCCACGAGAAACTTCCGACCTGAGAGTCTTCTTGGTGAGGGAGGTTTTGGCTGTGTCTTTAAAGGGTGGATTGAGGAGAATGGAACTGCTCCTGTTAAGCCAGGCACTGGATTAACTGTTGCTGTCAAAACACTCAACCATGATGGGCTGCAGGGGCATAAAGAGTGGGTG GCAGAAGTTGATTTTCTTGGAAACCTTCAGCATCCACACCTAGTGAAATTGGTCGGTTACTGCATTGAAGATGACCAGAGGTTGCTTGTATATGAATTTATGCCCCGTGGAAGTTTGGAGAATCATCTTTTTAGAA AGTCATTGCCTCTCCCATGGGCCATTAGAATGAAAATTGCTCTTGGTGCTGCCAAAGGCCTTGCTTTTCTTCATGAAGAAGCCGAAAGACCAGTAATATATCGGGATTTCAAAACATCCAATATTCTTTTAGATGCG GACTATAATGCGAAACTCTCTGATTTTGGACTTGCTAAAGATGGTCCTGAGGGTGATAAGACTCATGTATCAACTAGAGTCATGGGAACGTATGGATATGCTGCGCCTGAATATGTAATGACAG GTCACCTGACCTCGAAGAGCGACGTATATAGCTTTGGTGTGGTGCTACTAGAGATGATGACCGGTAGAAGGTCAATGGACAAGAACAGGCCAAATGGGGAACATAACCTGGTCGAATGGGCTCGCCCCTATCTCGGAGAACGGCGCCGATTCTATAAGCTTGTAGATCCTCGTTTGGATGGAAACTTCTCAATAAAAGGCGCTCAGAAGACAGCTCAGCTGGCCCACGCTTGCCTCAGCCGTGACCCCAAGGCTAGGCCTCTGATGAGCCAAGTGGTAGAGGTCCTGAAGCCTCTCCAGAACCTCAAGGACATGGCCAGCTCTTCCTACTTCTTCCAGTCCATGCAGCATGAGCGGCGCACAGCCCTTGCCAGCCCACATGGCAGTCAAAGCATGAAGGCGCAGAGCACCTTTGCACGGAACGGGCAGCAGCCACTGAGGAGCCTCTCATATGGTCCTCATGCTTCCCCGTACCGCCAGTCCCCAAGGCCTGATGGCAAGCGGCAGTGA
- the LOC120707232 gene encoding uncharacterized protein LOC120707232 produces MPICEYCGAIRLSNEGLNFCCRQGKVNIVSTPIPPDLRRLFTTQSDRDALYFRKNIRYFNSHFSFTSFGANVDHKVATAAGTDIYTFKVHGQIYHRLDQLKSGKKGSRHMQLYFYDTDETLSQRIKRSPHLDSKLIRVILLILENNLYVRVFRSVGQMQNLDELKIELNTSISVDQRRYNAPAMDQLAAIWQDGFDEKNKFKMSIMVFLDSGDHNLYGHTMVVMIR; encoded by the exons ATGCCTATATGCGAGTATTGCGGTGCTATAAGGTTATCAAATGAGGGTCTCAATTTTTGTTGCAGGCAAGGAAAAGTTAATATAGTTAGCACACCAATTCCTCCTGATCTGCGTCGCCTATTTACAACCCAGTCAGATAGAGATGCCTTGTATTTCAGAAAGAATATACGATACTTCAATTCTCATTTCTCTTTCACAAGCTTTGGAGCTAATGTGGACCATAAAGTCGCTACTGCAGCTG GTACTGATATATATACTTTCAAAGTGCATGGACAGATTTATCACAGATTGGACCAACTGAAATCGGGGAAGAAAGGCTCACGTCATATGCAGTTGTACTTCTATGACACTGATGAGACCCTATCACAAAGAATCAAAAGATCACCCCATCTTGATTCAAAATTGATTAGGGTCATTCTTCTAATACTTGAGAACAATCTGTACGTTCGTGTCTTCAGGAGTGTGGGTCAGATGCAAAATTTGGACGAGTTGAAGATTGAATTGAACACCAGTATTTCTGTTGATCAGAGAAGATATAATGCACCTGCTATGGACCAGCTTGCGGCTATCTGGCAGGATGGCTTTgatgaaaaaaacaaatttaaaATGAGTATTATGGTTTTTCTAGATTCTGGGGACCACAATTTATACGGGCATACCATGGTTGTTATGATCCGTTAG
- the LOC120707228 gene encoding hypersensitive-induced response protein 1-like has translation MGAGSSVDLPQLLCCACVEQSTVAMEERCGRYDTVLDPGCHFMPWCAGRRVAGYLSLRVQQLDVRCETKSKDNVFVTVVASVQYRALADRAFDAFYRLSNAREQIQSYVFDVIRASVPNMNLDQVFEQKNEVARAVEEELAKAMAMYGYEIVQTLIVDIEPDEVVKRAMNDINAAARLRVAAAERAEGEAESKYLAGVGVARQRQAIVEGLRRFVPDDKAVMDMVLATQYFDTIRDIGATSRAATVFIPHGPGAVHDVAAQVRDGVLQTAAHAPAPAAGAR, from the exons ATGGGCGCCGGGTCGTCGGTGGACTTGCCGCAGCTGCTGTGCTGCGCGTGCGTGGAGCAGTCGACGGTGGCCATGGAGGAGAGGTGCGGGCGCTACGACACGGTGCTGGACCCGGGCTGCCACTTCATGCCCTGGTGCGCCGGCCGGAGGGTCGCCGGCTACCTCTCCCTCCGCGTGCAGCAGCTCGACGTCCGCTGCGAGACCAAGAGCAAGGACAACGTCTTCGTCACCGTCGTGGCGTCCGTGCAGTACCGCGCCCTGGCGGACCGGGCCTTCGACGCCTTCTACCGCCTCAGCAACGCCCGCGAGCAGATCCAGTCCTACGTCTTCGACG TGATCCGGGCGAGCGTGCCGAACATGAACCTGGACCAGGTGTTCGAGCAGAAGAACGAGGTGGcgcgggcggtggaggaggagctcgcCAAGGCGATGGCCATGTACGGGTACGAGATCGTGCAGACGCTGATCGTGGACATCGAGCCCGACGAGGTGGTGAAGCGCGCCATGAACGACAtcaacgcggcggcgcggctgcgcgtggcggcggcggagcgcgccgAGGGGGAGGCCGAGTCCAAGTACCtggccggcgtcggcgtcgcgcgCCAGCGCCAGGCCATCGTTGAGGGCCTCCGCCGCTTCGTGCCCGACGACAAGGCCGTCATGGACATGGTCCTCGCCACGCAGTACTTCGACACCATCAGGGACATCGGCGCCACGtcgcgcgccgccaccgtctTCATCCCGCACGGCCCCGGCGCCGTGCACGACGTCGCCGCGCAGGTCCGCGACGGCGTGCTCCAgaccgccgcgcacgcgcccgcgcccgccgccggagccagGTGA